In Gracilimonas sp., a single window of DNA contains:
- a CDS encoding acyl-CoA dehydrogenase, with protein sequence MSKTLFNIDDAFLFESELNEEDRLIMETARDYAQSKLEPRALKGNTEEYFDQDIAKEMGEMGLLGVTIPEEYGGSDASYTAYGLIAREVERVDSGYRSFMSVQSSLVMYPISEFGTEEQKQKYLPKLASGEMIGCFGLTEPDHGSDPGSMVTTAVKTDGGWKLNGAKMWITNSPIADLAVVWAKAKENKDDEGVIRGFLVEKGTKGFSAPHTKYKMSLRASETGELVFDDVFVPDENVFPDIKGLKGPFMCLNSARYGIAWGTVGAAEFCYHRARQYVMERKQFGKPLAANQLIQTKLANMMTDITSMQMLAFRLGKLKDEGRDHPSMTSLAKRHNCGKALDISRVSRDMHGGNGIVGDYRVIHHVMNLESVNTYEGTYDIHGLILGREITGIQAFTPKGNE encoded by the coding sequence ATGTCCAAGACTCTCTTCAACATCGACGACGCTTTTCTCTTTGAATCGGAACTGAATGAGGAAGATCGCCTCATCATGGAAACGGCCCGTGATTATGCCCAAAGCAAGCTGGAGCCCCGGGCCCTCAAAGGGAATACCGAAGAATATTTTGATCAGGATATTGCCAAAGAAATGGGGGAGATGGGCTTATTGGGAGTGACCATTCCTGAAGAATACGGCGGATCGGATGCCAGCTATACCGCATACGGTTTAATTGCCCGTGAAGTGGAACGGGTAGATTCGGGCTATCGCTCCTTTATGAGCGTACAGTCGTCGCTGGTGATGTACCCCATTTCCGAATTCGGCACGGAAGAGCAAAAGCAGAAATATTTGCCAAAATTGGCCTCGGGTGAAATGATCGGCTGTTTTGGGCTGACCGAACCGGATCACGGCTCCGACCCCGGCTCCATGGTGACCACTGCCGTAAAAACCGACGGCGGATGGAAGCTGAACGGCGCCAAAATGTGGATCACCAATTCCCCCATTGCCGATCTGGCCGTGGTATGGGCCAAAGCTAAAGAGAATAAAGATGATGAAGGCGTGATTCGCGGGTTTTTGGTGGAAAAAGGAACCAAAGGATTTTCAGCTCCGCACACCAAGTATAAAATGAGTCTGCGAGCCTCCGAGACGGGAGAACTGGTTTTTGATGATGTATTTGTGCCGGATGAAAATGTATTTCCGGATATAAAAGGACTGAAAGGCCCGTTCATGTGTCTGAATTCTGCCCGTTACGGCATCGCCTGGGGAACCGTGGGTGCAGCAGAGTTTTGCTATCACCGGGCCCGTCAATATGTGATGGAGCGTAAACAGTTCGGGAAGCCGCTGGCGGCAAATCAGCTTATTCAAACCAAGCTGGCGAATATGATGACAGACATCACCTCCATGCAGATGCTGGCTTTCCGCCTGGGCAAACTGAAAGACGAAGGACGCGACCATCCTTCCATGACTTCCCTCGCAAAACGACATAATTGCGGCAAAGCACTGGATATCTCCCGGGTTTCCCGCGACATGCATGGCGGCAATGGCATTGTAGGTGACTACCGGGTGATCCATCATGTCATGAACCTGGAGTCTGTAAATACCTACGAGGGTACTTATGATATCCATGGCCTTATTTTGGGACGAGAAATAACCGGTATTCAGGCCTTCACGCCGAAGGGGAATGAGTAA